The genomic stretch CCCACATTTCCGACAGCCACGTTCAAGCACATAACTTTCTTCATCTGGAATTTGATCGTAGCCTTTTGCTCGTCAATCTTTTCCTGCATATCGTCGGAACCAGAGAGGAGAGTAGGGAATTTACCTGCCTTGGTCAATCCGGGGCCGAGAAGACGAGGAATCTGACGGATCATGTTGTCGGAAGCTAGAAAGAAATCGTAGCGCTTGGCGAGCTTCTTGACTAgcttcttgtttttgttgaGCTTCTTCAAATCCTCAACAGACATGTGGTCAACACCGATACGATCCGCCTGTTCACAATGAGCGGCATTTCCCAAAACGCAGCATTTGAGCTGAGGACGAGGGACAGTGGGGAGCCTGAAAGTTCCAGAAAAACGCTTGTCACGAACGGGATCATAGTTCTTCAAGGTAATCTGGGCTTCGATCGTTTCAGTGAAGTTACGCTTCTTTCCCTGCTTCGATTCGCCACCGAAGCTGACCTCATCTCCGGCAGAGAAGGCGAGGACGTCGCCGAtagccttttccaaaagaacaGAGTCAAGTTTGGACATTTCGTTCCAAAATAATTTTTAGAGGGGCTTCTTCCGAGTGTCGATGGGTCGAGAAGTGTGTTCAACTTTCTCTGCGTAACGAAACGAAGGTAGCGTGAGAAAACATTTACCGTATACCGCTgttactaactgtaaaccaaCGCTGTCCGTGTGCAAGCATCGGATGGTAAAGGGCAGATAACACCTTTCCCTCCCATACTATCCGTACATGGCATGCATGAGCTCGTAGGAATCAAAAGTTTTATCATTGACGGGGAAACATTCCATCCTCAAACCGATTGAGTCTCTTCTTACCTTCTCGCGAAGTAGTGGCGAttgtggtggtggacgaCTTTTGGTAGAAAAATCGATTTGGGAAAGGCACGCCACGGCTGTAGTAAAAAGGCCGAGAAAGTAGGAATATACCGTAATTTTTCCCGATCACACATATTATTTATAGAGCAACTGGCTTTCGAAAGAACGTAAGAAGCTTGCTTGTCCTCCGTCCGACATAGTATAGTGGCTAGTATCCCCGCCTGTCACGCGGGAGACCGGGGTTCGATTCCCCGTGTCGGAGTAGTTTTTATGTTTTTCTCGAATATCGTTCTCAAAGCAATTTGATACACCTTTATTTTGGCAATCAGCTCTTTGGATATTTGTATTTATACAAAAATATGAACATTGCAACAGCACGACCGCCAGAGAGCGGTAGTTATCCGACATAGTATAGTGGCTAGTATCCCCGCCTGTCACGCGGGAGACCGGGGTTCGATTCCCCGTGTCGGAGATTGTTTTGCATATTTTTTTTGGTGTGAACAGTTTTTGGTTAGAAAACTCACGTTCA from Phaeodactylum tricornutum CCAP 1055/1 chromosome 12, whole genome shotgun sequence encodes the following:
- a CDS encoding predicted protein → MSKLDSVLLEKAIGDVLAFSAGDEVSFGGESKQGKKRNFTETIEAQITLKNYDPVRDKRFSGTFRLPTVPRPQLKCCVLGNAAHCEQADRIGVDHMSVEDLKKLNKNKKLVKKLAKRYDFFLASDNMIRQIPRLLGPGLTKAGKFPTLLSGSDDMQEKIDEQKATIKFQMKKVMCLNVAVGNVGQDPKEIIVNTQLAANFLASLLKKQWQNIGQIYIKSTMGPPMQIYF